The Methylomicrobium agile genome has a segment encoding these proteins:
- a CDS encoding c-type cytochrome: MLIAGCTRTMMEEESAHSSSGTAENHPNLWRCPPTRETPQAPQSYYLKPNPLARTPGNIEKGKRLYESDAAPVSCANCHGLYGDGQGPIGKHLQPPPTDFTCKALMESLPDGQLFWIVENGSGLYELTPGHSRETLKRPGRRPRYTAMRGHKNELTEEQIWQLVLYIRTFSK, translated from the coding sequence ATGCTGATCGCCGGCTGCACGAGGACGATGATGGAGGAGGAATCGGCACATTCTTCTTCCGGCACAGCGGAGAATCATCCGAACCTTTGGAGATGCCCGCCAACGCGTGAAACGCCCCAGGCGCCCCAGTCCTATTACCTGAAACCAAACCCTTTGGCACGGACGCCCGGCAATATCGAAAAAGGAAAGCGGCTGTATGAAAGTGACGCCGCGCCTGTCTCGTGCGCGAACTGCCACGGGCTGTACGGCGACGGCCAGGGGCCGATCGGCAAACATTTGCAGCCGCCGCCGACGGACTTCACCTGCAAAGCCCTCATGGAGTCTTTGCCCGACGGCCAGTTATTCTGGATCGTTGAAAATGGCTCGGGGCTTTATGAATTGACCCCCGGCCACAGCCGGGAAACGCTCAAACGGCCCGGGCGACGGCCGCGCTACACCGCCATGCGCGGCCACAAGAATGAGTTGACCGAGGAGCAAATCTGGCAGTTGGTATTGTATATCAGGACATTCTCGAAATAA
- a CDS encoding heavy-metal-associated domain-containing protein produces MPTFEQLRGYLDRVNIAHHIRGRIRLRLQAYPKELPLPDPDDTGQFQALIEQTPGVRSVRINPLARSCLIEYDPRVIPDQAWKDFIAGDSSAAALILEHILRDTYQEIIHAQL; encoded by the coding sequence ATGCCTACCTTTGAACAACTGCGCGGCTATCTCGACCGGGTCAATATCGCCCACCATATCCGGGGCCGTATCCGACTGCGCCTTCAGGCTTATCCCAAGGAACTGCCGCTACCCGATCCGGACGATACCGGACAATTCCAAGCCCTGATCGAACAAACGCCCGGCGTGCGCTCGGTACGCATCAATCCGTTGGCGCGTTCCTGCCTGATCGAATACGACCCCCGGGTAATCCCCGACCAAGCCTGGAAAGATTTCATTGCCGGCGATTCATCGGCCGCTGCGCTGATCCTGGAACACATCCTGCGCGACACTTATCAGGAGATCATTCATGCCCAATTATGA
- a CDS encoding ferritin-like domain-containing protein, translating to MPNYDEAILRSRRLNPNAPFPLLHQAVRIALYDEYAARAFYGRVVEAFGPRPPFANIVRAEQRHVEALSRQCERLGIPRPLDPFPQETEIEPTWRANCERAVVGEIANIRLYHDLLPHVGDPHVISVMQSLQAASLNDHLPAFQEAVADALAQEHYHAAQGIPPQQAYEHHGPLADLLEKLLVQLSPHAGSFGLFSPLLRRTTPAMLAGITLGGAGVYLYRNRLSRRNQEN from the coding sequence ATGCCCAATTATGACGAAGCGATCCTGCGTTCCCGCAGGCTAAACCCCAACGCACCGTTTCCGCTGCTGCATCAGGCGGTACGTATCGCGCTGTACGACGAGTATGCGGCGCGCGCATTCTATGGCCGGGTGGTCGAAGCCTTCGGCCCGCGGCCGCCGTTCGCCAACATCGTGCGCGCCGAACAACGCCATGTTGAGGCGCTCTCCCGGCAATGCGAACGTTTAGGCATTCCCCGCCCGTTGGATCCGTTTCCGCAGGAAACCGAAATCGAACCGACCTGGCGGGCCAACTGCGAGCGCGCCGTGGTCGGTGAAATCGCCAATATTCGACTTTATCACGATTTGTTGCCGCATGTCGGCGATCCGCACGTCATCAGCGTCATGCAAAGCTTGCAGGCCGCTTCGCTGAACGACCATCTGCCGGCTTTTCAAGAAGCCGTCGCCGATGCCCTGGCACAGGAACACTACCATGCCGCTCAAGGCATTCCGCCGCAACAGGCCTACGAACATCACGGCCCGTTGGCCGATCTCCTGGAAAAACTCCTCGTCCAGCTTAGTCCGCACGCGGGCTCCTTCGGCTTGTTCAGCCCGCTGCTTCGCCGTACGACCCCCGCCATGCTGGCCGGTATCACCCTGGGCGGCGCCGGCGTTTATTTGTACCGCAACCGCTTAAGTCGTAGAAACCAGGAGAATTGA
- a CDS encoding heavy metal translocating P-type ATPase yields the protein MTATWFAKLETVHRNRGRVRFRYRCRKTTSFEPRQISRAVEAIKGVLTVKVNPAICALVIEYEAGMTDADTLAAALLALPPPAHPLPNGKVLASDAARLGAVAMSGATLLASRNLQPALQMPVAFGTAVPLLGEAIDDFLEKGITSHVLEALAVAISIGRHDYLAANTTSFLLALGEYLEHSIARRSDDLLKHLLEPGSREVWVERDGVETLVAAQDVIVGDTVIAATGTVIPVDGTVLGGEALVNEATMTGESVPVVRRRGNKALSGTLVEEGRIRIYAEQVGRQAAASRIADLVEQSLTVKSETQLEASRLADKTVPLVLALAAATWLISRDSERVAAVLQADYSCALKLATPVAFKSAMYRAGQSNILVKGANALERLAKADTFVFDKTGTLTSGTLQVTDSITFNRDYTPEDLINLAASVEEHYFHPLAQAVVEAAHSLDRHQHFHHQEVEFVVAHGVASVIDGQRIVVGSRHFIEDDEGIAIDEYREVLDKIHAEGKTLLYIGFGGKLLGVLVLTDTIRPNSAAMIARLRTLGVKRILMLTGDHHDRARLLAEELGLDEFRAGLLPHEKAQILEELAGQGARLAFIGDGVNDAPALSGSLVGIAMHRGADIARLAADITLLEDDIARVADARALALATARLIDSNFKLTAGLNTGILSAAAIGWLNPIKASMLHNGSTIAILLRALLGGGMPSKTQTRAGRPPPKLKRSTR from the coding sequence ATGACCGCGACCTGGTTCGCCAAGCTTGAGACCGTGCATCGCAACCGCGGCCGGGTGCGTTTTCGCTATCGCTGCCGCAAAACCACGTCATTCGAACCGCGCCAAATCAGCCGCGCGGTCGAAGCGATCAAGGGCGTACTAACGGTCAAGGTCAATCCGGCCATTTGTGCGCTGGTCATCGAATACGAAGCCGGCATGACTGACGCCGATACGCTGGCCGCCGCCCTTCTCGCCTTGCCGCCGCCGGCCCATCCTTTGCCAAACGGTAAGGTGCTGGCCAGCGATGCGGCCCGCCTGGGCGCGGTGGCGATGAGCGGCGCGACCTTACTGGCCAGCCGCAATCTCCAGCCGGCTTTGCAAATGCCGGTCGCCTTCGGCACGGCGGTGCCGCTGCTCGGCGAAGCCATCGACGATTTTCTGGAAAAAGGCATTACCTCGCATGTGCTCGAAGCCCTGGCCGTCGCCATTTCAATCGGCCGCCACGATTATCTGGCCGCCAACACCACGTCGTTTTTATTGGCCTTGGGCGAATACCTGGAGCACTCCATCGCCCGGCGTTCGGACGATTTATTGAAACACCTGCTGGAACCCGGCAGCAGGGAAGTCTGGGTCGAACGCGACGGTGTCGAAACCCTGGTTGCAGCACAAGACGTCATCGTCGGCGACACCGTGATCGCCGCCACGGGCACGGTGATTCCGGTCGACGGCACGGTGCTGGGCGGCGAAGCACTGGTCAACGAAGCCACCATGACTGGCGAAAGCGTCCCGGTGGTACGGCGGCGGGGCAATAAAGCGCTGTCCGGCACCTTGGTCGAGGAAGGCCGCATCCGGATTTATGCCGAACAGGTCGGCCGCCAGGCCGCCGCTTCGCGTATCGCCGACTTGGTCGAACAATCCTTGACCGTCAAAAGCGAAACCCAATTGGAAGCCTCGCGCCTGGCCGACAAAACCGTACCGCTGGTCCTGGCGCTGGCGGCAGCAACCTGGCTGATTTCACGCGACAGTGAACGGGTCGCCGCGGTCTTGCAGGCCGATTATTCCTGCGCATTGAAACTGGCTACCCCCGTGGCGTTCAAATCGGCGATGTACCGGGCCGGCCAAAGCAATATCCTGGTCAAAGGCGCCAATGCCCTGGAACGTTTGGCCAAAGCCGACACTTTCGTGTTCGACAAGACCGGCACCCTGACCAGCGGAACCTTGCAGGTCACCGATTCGATCACCTTCAACCGGGACTACACGCCGGAAGATCTGATCAATCTGGCCGCTTCGGTCGAGGAGCATTATTTCCATCCGCTGGCGCAGGCCGTCGTCGAAGCGGCGCACAGCCTGGACCGCCACCAGCATTTCCACCATCAGGAGGTGGAGTTCGTCGTCGCCCACGGCGTCGCCAGCGTGATCGACGGCCAACGCATCGTGGTCGGCTCACGGCATTTCATCGAAGACGACGAAGGCATTGCCATCGATGAATATCGCGAAGTGCTCGATAAAATCCATGCCGAGGGAAAAACCCTGCTGTATATCGGTTTCGGCGGCAAATTACTCGGCGTCCTGGTCCTGACCGACACCATCCGCCCCAACAGCGCCGCCATGATAGCGCGTTTGCGCACCTTGGGCGTCAAGCGCATTCTGATGCTGACCGGCGACCATCACGACCGCGCGCGCCTGCTGGCGGAAGAATTGGGCCTGGACGAATTCCGCGCCGGTCTACTGCCGCACGAAAAAGCACAGATTCTGGAAGAGCTGGCCGGACAAGGCGCCCGCCTCGCCTTTATCGGCGACGGCGTCAACGATGCGCCGGCCCTGAGCGGCTCCCTCGTCGGCATTGCGATGCATCGTGGCGCCGACATCGCCCGCCTAGCCGCCGACATTACCTTGCTGGAAGACGACATCGCCCGCGTCGCCGATGCCCGCGCCTTGGCCCTGGCGACAGCCAGGCTGATCGACAGCAATTTCAAGCTGACGGCGGGCCTCAATACCGGCATTTTATCGGCGGCCGCCATCGGCTGGCTGAATCCGATCAAGGCCTCGATGCTGCACAACGGCAGCACCATCGCCATCTTGCTGCGCGCGCTGCTGGGCGGCGGCATGCCGTCCAAAACCCAAACCCGCGCCGGCCGCCCACCGCCCAAACTCAAACGTTCAACCAGATAA
- a CDS encoding FeoA family protein, which produces MTLKDLSIGDRAKVLGFNETGKAYRRKLLSMGLTPGTEISLIRVAPMGDPVEILIRGYSLSLRKGEADALTIDKL; this is translated from the coding sequence ATGACATTGAAAGATCTCTCCATTGGCGACCGCGCCAAAGTGCTCGGCTTCAACGAAACCGGCAAGGCCTACCGGCGCAAACTCCTGTCCATGGGCCTGACGCCCGGTACCGAGATCAGCCTGATCCGGGTCGCGCCAATGGGCGATCCGGTCGAAATTCTGATCCGCGGTTATTCGCTTTCGCTACGCAAAGGCGAAGCCGATGCATTGACCATCGACAAACTCTGA
- the feoB gene encoding Fe(2+) transporter permease subunit FeoB yields the protein MKTRYTIALVGNPNCGKTTVFNALTGARQRVGNWPGVTVEKKSGEYLYKEAHFEVVDLPGTYSLDVADKEVSLDEKLARDYVHGNEADLIVNIVDASVLERSLYLSSQLAEMRVPMLVVLNMVDVAESKGRKIDATALAKYLGCPVVPVVASENRGIAELKSSIIDAARRPGPATVDVHYDQALEQVIASLTGRLTETAASMGISSRWLAVRLLEGDDLALGVVDPALHGEIRALSQGLDEDTDIMMADARFSLAHRITAEVMTVSGRISRDLTNQIDRIVLNRALGIPIFLLVMYLMFMFTIKIGGAFIDFFDQFAQALFVDGFGIWLTHIGTPAWLTLLLAKGIGGGAQVVATFIPVIGFLFLFLSVLEDSGYMARAAFVMDRFMRWIGLPGKSFVPLIVGFGCNVPAIMATRTLEHRRDRLMTIAMAPFMSCGARLPVYVLFAAAFFAEGAQNIVFGLYLIGIVVAVLTGLILKATLLQGEATPFIMELPPYHLPTLKSIGILTWDKLKGFVLRAGRVIVPMVLVLNMLNAIGTDGSYGNEDSDKSILATVGRQISPVFAPLGLNENNWPAAVGIFTGVLAKEAVVGTLNAAYAALAETGEAKDESEAFNLTASIGAAFATIPANLAEAFASWLDPLGLNIGDVSDQAALAEKEEISTGIFGAMASRFDGTAGAFAYLLFILLYLPCTAAIAAIYQESGRGWTVFVALWTTGLGYGLATLYYQAATWSRHPRQSLVSITVVLSLFAAVLLILRYFGQRENSRLNRDPAASQR from the coding sequence ATGAAGACGCGTTACACCATCGCTCTCGTCGGCAACCCCAATTGCGGTAAAACCACCGTGTTCAACGCCCTGACCGGGGCACGGCAACGGGTCGGCAATTGGCCCGGCGTGACCGTCGAAAAAAAAAGCGGCGAATATTTGTACAAGGAAGCGCATTTCGAGGTCGTCGACCTGCCCGGCACCTATTCCCTGGACGTGGCCGATAAGGAAGTCTCGCTGGATGAAAAGCTGGCGCGCGACTATGTGCATGGTAACGAGGCCGATCTGATCGTCAATATCGTGGATGCGTCGGTTCTGGAACGCAGCCTGTACCTGAGCAGCCAACTGGCGGAAATGCGAGTGCCGATGCTGGTGGTGCTGAATATGGTGGATGTCGCCGAAAGCAAAGGCAGGAAAATAGACGCCACGGCCCTTGCGAAATATCTGGGTTGCCCGGTGGTGCCGGTAGTCGCCTCGGAGAACCGGGGCATCGCGGAGCTCAAGTCTTCTATCATCGACGCGGCTCGCCGGCCCGGCCCCGCCACGGTCGATGTCCATTACGACCAGGCGCTGGAACAGGTCATCGCCTCGTTGACCGGCCGGCTGACCGAAACGGCGGCCAGCATGGGCATCTCGTCGCGCTGGCTGGCCGTGCGCCTGCTGGAAGGCGACGATCTGGCGCTCGGCGTCGTGGATCCTGCCTTGCATGGGGAAATACGGGCGCTGTCCCAAGGGTTGGACGAAGACACCGACATCATGATGGCCGATGCCCGTTTCAGTCTGGCCCACCGCATTACGGCCGAGGTCATGACCGTCAGCGGCCGCATCAGCCGCGATCTGACCAACCAGATTGACCGGATCGTATTGAACCGGGCGCTGGGCATTCCCATTTTTCTGTTGGTGATGTACCTGATGTTCATGTTCACGATCAAAATCGGCGGCGCGTTCATTGATTTTTTCGATCAGTTCGCGCAAGCACTGTTCGTGGACGGTTTCGGCATCTGGCTGACCCATATCGGAACGCCGGCGTGGCTGACCTTGCTGCTGGCCAAGGGCATCGGCGGCGGCGCGCAGGTCGTGGCGACCTTCATTCCGGTGATCGGTTTTCTGTTCCTGTTTCTGTCGGTGCTGGAAGACTCCGGCTATATGGCGCGCGCCGCGTTCGTAATGGACCGCTTCATGCGCTGGATCGGCCTGCCCGGCAAATCGTTCGTCCCGTTGATCGTCGGCTTCGGCTGCAACGTACCGGCGATTATGGCCACGCGTACGCTGGAACACCGCCGCGACCGGCTGATGACCATCGCGATGGCGCCGTTCATGTCCTGCGGCGCGCGGCTGCCGGTCTATGTGCTGTTCGCCGCCGCGTTCTTCGCCGAGGGCGCGCAAAACATCGTCTTCGGTTTATATTTGATCGGCATCGTGGTGGCTGTGCTGACCGGCCTGATCCTGAAGGCGACCCTGCTGCAAGGCGAAGCCACGCCTTTCATTATGGAACTGCCGCCCTACCACTTGCCGACTCTCAAGAGCATCGGCATCCTGACCTGGGACAAGCTCAAAGGGTTCGTCTTACGCGCCGGCCGCGTCATCGTGCCGATGGTGCTGGTCCTGAATATGCTCAACGCCATCGGCACCGACGGCAGTTACGGTAACGAAGACAGCGACAAATCGATATTGGCCACGGTCGGCCGCCAGATTTCGCCGGTCTTCGCGCCGTTGGGTTTGAATGAAAACAACTGGCCGGCCGCGGTAGGCATCTTTACCGGCGTACTCGCCAAGGAAGCCGTGGTCGGGACGCTGAATGCCGCTTATGCCGCGCTGGCCGAAACCGGCGAGGCCAAGGACGAGAGCGAGGCATTCAACTTGACGGCGAGCATCGGCGCCGCCTTCGCCACGATTCCGGCCAATCTTGCCGAAGCGTTTGCGTCATGGCTCGACCCGTTGGGGCTGAACATCGGCGACGTCAGCGATCAGGCGGCATTGGCCGAGAAGGAAGAAATCTCCACCGGTATCTTCGGCGCGATGGCCAGCCGCTTCGACGGCACCGCGGGAGCGTTCGCTTACCTGCTGTTTATCCTGCTGTATCTGCCCTGTACCGCCGCGATCGCGGCGATTTATCAGGAGTCGGGCCGAGGCTGGACCGTATTCGTCGCCCTCTGGACCACCGGCCTGGGTTACGGGCTGGCCACGCTGTATTACCAGGCGGCGACCTGGAGCCGTCATCCTCGGCAGTCTTTGGTCTCTATCACGGTCGTTCTCAGCTTGTTCGCCGCCGTATTGCTCATCTTGCGTTATTTCGGCCAGCGAGAGAACAGTCGCTTGAACCGCGATCCCGCGGCAAGCCAGCGCTGA
- a CDS encoding HMA2 domain-containing protein has protein sequence MAKHIHYCSRPLLGRISESKPEKSNADFVAANEYNFYLEYWFPAWASFEFLRMLVEAISLSRIVSSLPGRIRVRDNRLRHQARLDILEVELGKIAGITELQANARAGSVVVNFDPGQVDMAFLESQVDAVVDKALDAPLAKSKRPMKMRVNRYAKVGMLGSLATSLALAATGQKRGHAVAGGLFVACLGVHLTTHRKSLLR, from the coding sequence GTGGCAAAACACATACATTATTGCTCTCGTCCTTTGCTCGGAAGGATCTCCGAATCGAAGCCGGAGAAATCGAATGCTGACTTTGTGGCTGCAAATGAGTATAATTTTTATTTAGAATATTGGTTCCCTGCATGGGCGTCATTTGAATTTCTCAGAATGTTGGTAGAGGCTATATCATTGAGCAGAATCGTTTCTTCATTACCGGGACGAATCCGGGTGCGCGACAATCGTTTACGCCATCAGGCACGGCTGGATATACTGGAGGTTGAACTAGGGAAAATTGCCGGCATTACCGAGCTGCAAGCCAATGCCCGTGCCGGCAGTGTGGTGGTAAACTTCGATCCTGGGCAGGTCGATATGGCTTTCTTGGAAAGCCAGGTCGATGCGGTCGTCGACAAAGCCCTGGATGCGCCGCTGGCTAAATCAAAGCGCCCGATGAAGATGCGCGTCAACCGTTATGCCAAGGTGGGCATGCTGGGTAGCCTGGCGACCTCGTTAGCCTTGGCGGCGACCGGGCAGAAACGTGGGCACGCCGTCGCCGGCGGTCTGTTCGTGGCTTGTTTGGGGGTGCATTTGACGACTCACCGCAAGTCGTTGCTGCGTTGA